The following are encoded in a window of Amycolatopsis lexingtonensis genomic DNA:
- a CDS encoding S53 family peptidase, with translation MYRSLIGVLSAVLVVAFAPAATAAPAPRAACPEQPGVARCLTTYTPGAVRALADGPAGWGADDLASAYGLPATPGPETVVGISIAYDAPNLDADLAAYRAQYGLPPCTTANGCFRKVNQQGLSAPLPEASFGWALESTLDVSMVSAACPSCRLVVVEGNSPGFADLAETEDTAVRLGASVVSNSYGAREGGAPLAFASHYQHPGVAVVASSGDAGFTAASYPAVLATTIAVGGTSLARDPSTARGWTESAWQYGGSGCSAYIAKPSWQKDTHCGKRTVADVAAAADEIAIHYADAGGWLPVNGTSASAPFIAGLIGRSGHVPAPSGLYANASRFTDITTGHNDPAGAGKKCGGDYLCVAGPGYDAPTGVGTPIGLDGF, from the coding sequence GTGTACAGATCACTGATCGGCGTGCTGAGCGCCGTCCTGGTCGTCGCGTTCGCTCCGGCCGCGACCGCCGCTCCGGCACCGCGCGCGGCTTGTCCCGAGCAGCCCGGGGTGGCGCGCTGCCTCACCACGTACACCCCGGGTGCGGTCCGCGCCCTGGCCGACGGGCCGGCCGGCTGGGGTGCCGACGACCTGGCGTCAGCGTACGGTCTCCCGGCCACTCCGGGCCCGGAAACGGTCGTCGGTATCTCGATCGCCTACGACGCCCCGAACCTGGATGCCGACCTCGCGGCGTACCGGGCGCAGTACGGCCTCCCGCCGTGCACGACGGCCAACGGCTGCTTCCGCAAGGTCAACCAGCAGGGGCTTTCCGCACCGCTGCCCGAGGCGTCCTTCGGCTGGGCGTTGGAGTCCACTTTGGACGTCTCGATGGTGTCGGCGGCGTGCCCGTCGTGCCGGCTGGTGGTCGTCGAAGGGAACTCGCCGGGCTTCGCCGACTTGGCGGAGACGGAGGACACGGCGGTCCGCCTGGGCGCTTCGGTGGTGTCGAACAGCTACGGCGCCCGTGAAGGCGGTGCGCCGCTGGCGTTCGCGAGCCACTACCAGCACCCGGGCGTGGCGGTGGTGGCGTCCTCGGGTGACGCGGGCTTCACGGCGGCGAGCTACCCGGCGGTCCTGGCGACGACGATCGCGGTCGGCGGGACGTCACTGGCCCGCGACCCGTCGACGGCCCGCGGCTGGACGGAATCGGCTTGGCAGTACGGCGGCAGCGGCTGCTCGGCGTACATCGCGAAGCCGTCGTGGCAGAAGGACACCCACTGCGGCAAGCGAACGGTGGCCGACGTCGCCGCCGCGGCGGACGAGATCGCGATCCACTACGCGGACGCGGGCGGCTGGCTCCCGGTGAACGGCACCAGCGCGTCGGCGCCGTTCATCGCGGGGCTGATCGGCCGGTCGGGGCACGTTCCGGCGCCGTCGGGCTTGTACGCGAACGCGTCCCGGTTCACGGACATCACGACGGGCCACAACGACCCGGCGGGCGCGGGGAAGAAGTGCGGCGGCGACTACCTGTGTGTCGCGGGCCCGGGCTATGACGCCCCGACAGGCGTCGGAACCCCGATCGGCCTAGACGGCTTCTAA
- a CDS encoding LuxR C-terminal-related transcriptional regulator, giving the protein MLAPPVRVLVAERDETVRARLAALLAEADGVEVIAAVGDATAARTTLRRRLPDVVLLDLRLGPLGPVARRPAVLVLATFDSDTAILRALRDGAAGFVLRSARRNELLKVVRLAADGHVVLSPDASRRWVSAATRLSGPRDERLAQVDRLSSREREVLIGVGSALTNAEIAAKLGLPEPVVRECVTRVVRKLGCAHRTQAGLVAYERGLCRPG; this is encoded by the coding sequence GTGCTCGCGCCACCGGTCCGGGTCCTGGTGGCCGAGCGTGACGAGACGGTCCGCGCCCGCCTGGCCGCCCTGCTCGCCGAGGCGGACGGCGTCGAGGTGATCGCCGCGGTCGGTGACGCGACGGCGGCCCGGACGACCCTCCGCCGCCGGCTGCCGGACGTGGTGCTGCTCGACCTGCGCCTCGGCCCGCTCGGGCCGGTCGCCCGCCGCCCGGCGGTGCTGGTGCTGGCGACGTTCGATTCCGACACGGCGATCCTGCGGGCGCTGCGGGACGGTGCGGCGGGGTTCGTGCTGCGGTCGGCACGGCGGAACGAGCTGCTGAAGGTGGTCCGCCTGGCCGCGGACGGCCACGTCGTCCTGTCCCCGGACGCCTCCCGCCGCTGGGTTTCGGCGGCGACCCGGCTGTCGGGCCCGCGAGACGAACGGCTGGCCCAGGTCGATCGGCTGTCGTCGCGGGAGCGCGAGGTGCTGATCGGGGTCGGGTCGGCGCTGACCAACGCGGAGATCGCGGCGAAGCTGGGGCTGCCGGAACCGGTGGTGCGGGAGTGCGTGACCCGGGTGGTGCGGAAGCTCGGGTGCGCGCACCGCACGCAGGCCGGGCTGGTGGCCTACGAACGGGGATTGTGCCGGCCGGGCTGA